The Elgaria multicarinata webbii isolate HBS135686 ecotype San Diego chromosome 1, rElgMul1.1.pri, whole genome shotgun sequence genome includes the window CCTCTTATAGGGTTACCCTGTTGAAGTCCATGGATCATTGTGTTTGACGTGTTCGCTGAGTTCCCCCATCCCAGTACCCCTGGGAAACTGCATGCTGGATTTCTGTTCCCAGTTCATTGTTATGCAGActaatcctatgaatatttattcaGGGGcacatcccactgagttcagtaccTGAGGCCATAATCATAAGTCCATGGAGGTGCAGCGCAATCATAAGCATGTTTACTACCTAAATCCTCTAGTTTGCAGCCTAATTTAAATTAAACTCAGCAGCATTTAACTAGGTAACTGCTCTTATAAAAACATGAGTTTAAATGGCCCACCACTGCCATCTAATGGCAATGAATGCCAAATCTTGATTAAATGGTTAAATCTTTCATGCCAATGTTGTGCTGACTTTCCTATGAGGCCTGTTTTATACAGAAACTTTTAACTGGGTGTACTAGGTGCAGGAAGGAATGTATCAAATACGTCCCCAATGTCAGAACTTTTTCTCTGAATGGAGCCAGTGAAATAGAAAACTTCCTGATTTAACAGCTTTACAAGTTTCTGAGGGTTGACGTTCTAAGAATTATAGTAGTTAGGGATGAGATTTGTATGGCAGACTGAAAAAGTATACTATTTAAAGTCTATAGAGGTTTTTTAAAGCAGGTTCTTCATTGACATGTAATTGAGTActttgaggtttatttatttatttttgcatttatatcccgccttttttcctccatggaacccaaggcagtgtacataaccctgcgaggtagggtgggctgagagtctgtgactggctcaaagacacccagtgggtttccatggctgagtggggactagaacccggatctctcgactcacagtccaacactttagccactacaccacgctggtttTGTTAGTCTGGATGCAAACTAACAAAACAATCTGACTATTAAAacaatcagtatttatttatttttaaagtgttgtcttGGCTGTAAGGAAATGCTCACTCTGAAgactttttaacatttttaatataAGCACTTTAAGGAGTAACAAATAGATTGTGCCTTGTGGCATCTTTACATATGTTAAATAACTCACCACtgcagttgttgtttattcattcagtcgcttctgactcctCGTGACTTTTGTGAGTGACAACTGTTAAGGCAATCATCATAGCCTGtacttttttgcatttcaattccctctgacaacaCAGTTTATTTCTTCCCACGCCCATATCATATATAACACTTCATACATTCAATGAAGAGGACACTGTCCACAATGGTTTATGCCAGAAAAAAATTGCACCACAATACtttgtttttactgcaacagTCTAACACAGGTACCCTTTTAGAAATATGTTTTGGtgtaagctttcatgggctagaGTCCACGTCAGCAGACACAAGAAGTGATCTTTCCAAAGGCAGagtggattttaaaaacaaaatgggatCAAAAGTCAAAGGAAATACAAAAGACATCATTGGGTGTGTCACATTACTATGCAGAGTGCAACTGAGTACAAGATTCAATCAGATTAGGTATAACCAATGCCCAACTGATGGCTAGTTAAATCAGCCTTTCTTTCCAGATAAAAGTTTCCTTATTAACATACTATGGTAAACTATTCTCTCATGTTCATGTGTGCGACAGggctgcagaacttctttcagtcccgtggccaaatcccattttagGGAGGCTTTCAGGGGCTGAATTCCACTAGTGGATGAGTCTGAAGGCCGAAAACAAAAGGATCAGGGCAGCatgttttaacttaaagctcttactgccagtaattaagtgTAGGAGAAccatttcagtcttttaaaatgggcagaaactggaaaaaaaagctGAAAAAGCAGCAAATCAGTGTTCAGAAGAAAACGTCCCCCgaggtctggattgggatcccagtCTGTCCATCTGGAGACTCCCCACCCCAGAGGTCTGGATTGGGACTCCAGTCCTGAAATTCTGCCCTGCCATACGGGTTGCTTTCATATGTTTGGCTTACATGCCAATAGTTAGTCCAACAGAGTAACACAGGTAGCCatattagtctattgcagcaagaGTAACAGATTTATTCTGGTACTGCTGGTAATATCTGTTAGGAGGAACCCTGGGCATCAGGCAAAAGCCATGGCTCCTTCCATGTGACTCTGACATTGGAAGAAGCCATCTCAAGTAACATGACCCACAAGATGAGCCATGCTAAGCAAAACTCTGTGGTCCAAGACCAGAACAAAATGTCAGGACCACAGTTTGcaatattttaagaaataatcTAATGTGAATAAACTCATTGGTATTGTTATTAATCATTGATGGAGCAAGTAATCCACATGTATTTTACTACAGTGAAGAAATCATGTCCGTGAATTTTTGTACACAATCACAATACCACCATCTCCCTTACTAATAGCTAATTGCATTCATTACACAAGTATggagattgttgttgttgggctGTATCCAATTTTACtttaactgaagtcccattcatttcaatgaggctaccctaaataggactaacattggatgtaaTCCTTTTTAGAGTACTGAGgaacaaggaagagagaaaaggtaTATGTATCTACATTAAATGGAGCAACTCTAATTTGCCTGTcatattttaacaaaacaaagggCAAGCTGAACAGTGCAATAGCATGATCACGGTGTTCACGTTGTCTAAGAGTACAGCAAGGAAAAGATGAAAGAACTGAACTGCTCAAAGAGTTTCAGCAATTGGGtgatatggaaatgtaataaataaatatccagtaCCACATTTTAGCACAGATAATTCACTCTGAATAAGTGGCTGCCCGATAAGTGTGTTATCacttagggttgccaccttttcccCCCAGCAGGGCTCCTCAGTTTTTTAACATCTCAGTGACAGGCAATAATTCCTAGCACGGAGCTGTACAATGATGGGTTGTGGGGAGTTTTTCTGCTTCTTATATAATAGGGAAAGAGGCAGGAGTCTTGCTAGAACAAAAGATTGAAACCCTAGTATCTAGAAAAAATATTGTGACAGTATGAGACAGgcaatgtggtgtaatggttggagtgttggatttcaaagttgggagttgtGCAGATCCAAATGACCAAtcaactaaccctaaccctggacAGCCAATTTATCTCAGGctcacctacttcacaggattgttgtcagGATGGGCAGTAGGAGGGAACAGGACACCAGGCACCCATTGGAGGCAAAGccagataaaaatgtaataacctGCGAAATGTTATCTCCCAGAGTCTTTACTTCTTGGTAACAAAGTTGCATTTTTCAGCAATGTGATAAGTGAGCTTATGAAAGAAAACTATGACTGCATAGTctttggaaaaacaaacaaaaaagaggcAGAGTTTTATAAATAACTGTAGTTTCATAAATGCGTTCTTTGGGAGGAAGGCAATTATTATTTTAAGGTACAATTCCCCCTATTAAAATAAAGGGAAACTAATTCTTCCCGTTTGAAGTCcttaattttacacaaatttttaaaattggattttacACTTATAACAAAAAGATGTAACATCCAATCACATCAAACTTAACACGATAATCAAACATGGGATATCCTTAATCACACAATCAGCATCAAATCAAATTAATCAGGTGACACAGTGGACTGATTGTAAATGTTTATATTCAGAGCTAGAGGAAAATATATCaaaacaatccccccccccaaactcttaTCCTAGTAGATCTTTCCAGCATGTTCCGTGGGTTGATGGAGATATAATAATGTCCTTATTAATATTAGCATAATTAATAAATGACTCCCAGATACCATAGAAATTATCAATATATGTCTCAGCTCTATACTACTTAACCTGTTTTGTTGGCTTTTCCATCATAGCCAGAGACCAGAGTTTATTTCTCCATATAGTATGGGATGCTGATTGTTCTTTGTTCCATGAAGATGCTATTATCCTTCTAGCAGCAACACACATGAAAGTAAGGAGTTCTTTATGggccacttttttatttttccttcaaaAATGGCTAATAGGGCAAATTTGGGGGGAGAAGTCAATTTTTTGTTGAATGCATGGCCGTGCTGCTTGCTGGTCCTTTGGGAAGCCTTGTTTCTTTTACATAGATCCGGGGTGTTTTGTTCACTTTCTCTCATTTTATTTCGGTACTAATTCTAGATACAAAATTACGACTTGCCCGCGCGCGCCACTTTCCTCGCTTTTcccgtcttcctcctcctcctccctcccaatcatgCTGTGTTTATCGTCACTCTCGCGTCGGCAACGTCATGACGCCGGAAaaggtggctggctggggtggagtTGGCGCGAGATAGGAAAGTGCCTTTTGGTGTCCCGGGCGGGCGCGAGCGGGCTTGCAGCTGCACCACCGCGGCTCCGCGCGCTCTTCATGGGGGTCTTTTAGGCAGCATCGTCCCCAGCATTGCCGGCGCTGCTGCTCTTGCAGCCACAGCAAGATCTAGCAGCCTCTACGTTCTCTTGGAGGTTTATTTCATTCTtctgattcttttcttttaatacaggGAAGGACAGGATGTCCCGCAAGGTTCGCTGGTGAGTTGATTGCaagcattggtgtgtgtgtgtgtgtcaagtgtTGCCCTTGACCCAAATGCATTTTAGTTTTGCTTGGAATATTGGGAgtatattccattttttttttcggAAGccagtctccccccaccccactccccaaggGACCAGCGCTGCCTCCGATTTGTTGCCCCGTCCCCCACATTAGTGGATCATACCGGGGAAGGGGCATCTGCAATAATTCCATAGATGATTCATTTTGTTCGGGCAAACTGCTGTTAGCTGAAAGGGGGATCTCTTTAAGGTGCTTAAAATGGCCCGCGTGAAATGTCAGGGCGGGGAGAGGAACCTACTGCTTTTTGCGCCAagcggtgggtggggggagggaggctgaaAGGAAGCGCTTTGCCTCCCTTTCCCCTTAGTGGTGGATTTATTTTGCATGAATCGGGTGTTTctgcaaaggggtggggtggggggtcgaTTAAGCATCTGCATTTGTGGGCCACGGTTAGGAATGGGATCATTTTTATATTAcagatttctctccccctcccccctcccccagtcttgCAGAATGCCTTTTGGTACCATTGACAAACATTAAAATGGAATGGTGGAGATTATATTGCTGAATTGGGGCAGGCAGATTCTGATTACAGGGTGGTGTGTatgaccgggggtgggtgggtgagaaaccTTTTAAAAGCATGAGGTATTTTTTGTTAAGGCACTGCTAAGAAGGCTGTGTCCTCCATCCAAACTGTAATGATGTGTTAAAGACTGCATAGACTTCCGAAGGCCTGCCTATGAGCTAAACCTCCTTCCTACCGAAATGCTGAACAGGGTTCTGTTTGAAACCCACAGTGAATGAAATATTCCTGGAGTCTATTCATATTCTAATTGGGTGAGGGATAAGGTGACTCCCCGCCCCCACCATTCCTAGCTGGTGAGGCTTGTATGTGAATGTTATTTGTTTTAATGGgttttatatcccaccctgtCCCAAGCACTTTGGACAAAGCCTAAGTTAATCATTTTACCCTATTGCTGGCTACCAAAAGCCAGTTGGAATAAAAAATGGCTTGTACGGGAAGATGTGCAGGCATGGGCTTTGGCGAGTCTCCAAAGGGAGAGAATTCCCAAGCTGAGGGCAGCCACTGTTCTTGCAAATGGTTCCTCCTTGTTTCTTACATCATTTTcccatctaaggctgcaatcaatCCTGAGCATACTTGCTACTGGATATTTTACTTAGGAGTGCACATGCTTAGAATCACAGAGTAGCACAGGTATATATTCAAGattgcttagggtgcaatcctatgaatatttaaacagagaaaaagttttacaactctcagcatgggcCAGCCATGTtctctgggaatgctgggagttgtaggacattttttcctgtctaaaaatgcataggatggaGCTCTTAGCCTGGCTTAGTTGACCCCCAGTACACTTCAGCTATCCTTCTAAATTTATAAACAAGGAGGTTAAAGTGTTTCTCGTACGGTTATAACCCCACCCCACACTTTAAATGAATTCTGATGTATAGACTAGTTTCTCATCTGTGAGTTATTACAGGATGGGGTGGTGGTAGCTGAAAATTTGACCAAACTGTTTCTGCTAAACTGGAATACTGGACCAATGGATAAAGTACTGCTTGGCAGTACCAGAGTAACAAATTTTCTCTCTCCTGCTTTAAACCTTGTTTGCAATAGTGAAGAGCAAGATGATCTGCATTATTTGGATTCAGATATACCTGAACGACGGGATAACCGATGCAAAGTCAAGTGGTCCCGGGAAGAGGTATGCCATGTATAGATCAGGAAGAGCAAAATGGAGTTATAGTGGCTATGGGATGCCAGGCTGGAGCTGGATGGAAAACTCTCTCGGGATATACAGGATGAGCTGCTCTGAGAAATCCCTACAGGAACTGCATGACAGAACTGCAAGAAATCAATAAAATGGGAATGGGACAGGCTTTCCGAATTTGTACAGCaatgaggactaggaacttgcttttaaaagcaaacaagccCAGTTAATCTCAGGATGTGAAGTTCTGTGCTTAAGTATTGCATTTCAGATTGCTGAATATACGCAAACCAGACTTGGCCAAATGATTAAAGGAAAAGTATCTTGATGCACCAGCCCCTGTTGCTGCTGCATagtatattgggcctgttcagcgaCATacaggtccgcctggcgcctacactgtactgctttcgtcgccagctgaagacctttttattcactcagtattttaacacttaattttaacttaaatttaaattatactgttttaactctgtattttaaccttatatcaattttgctgcgtggttttatcctggttgcgctttttatactgtatttcgtaattgtgttttaacctgttgggtgttttactgtggttttaatttttgtgaaccgcccagagagcttcggctattgggcggtataaaaatgtaataaataaataaataaaataaataaatacaaagccatggttaggttgctaacccttttgcactaaatggttagtgagtgtgtttaaactgtggttatgcagccgccatggttaggaatggttcacccaacatgctaagccattagatttagttcaaaatgcttaaacatcatggcttagtgtgtcagctAAACAGGGTCAATAAAatacttattgttattattattattattattatttccataccATCCAtatccaaagttctctgggtggttttaagCTAGCAACTCAGTTTGTTGGGTGACACATAGGGATAGCTGAAATGTCATGTTAGGTGATGAAAGAAGCCAGTGGTTCAAGCCTTTTGGCATGCTATATATAGTCTCTGCTGTCACAGTGCCACAAACTACTGACTTACCCTCTTGTTTCTGAAATATGTCATTGGAGTATGAGGGAAGCACTTTCCAAACAGCATGTTGTGACCTGTGTTCTTTATGTGTGAACGGCTGACCGCGTTGCTCTTTGCAGGATGAGCTGCTGAATTCACTGGTGACACAGTTTGGACATGACTGGAAGTTCCTAGCGAGCCATTTTCCTGTAAGTGGAACTTTTCAGCAGAGTGGAAGGTTTTCCTCCagtcttggttgttgttttttattatttttagtagaGACAAATAGAAGGCAAAGTTAACAAAATCAAGCTGCTAGCTAAATAAGGTTGCATTCTCtttctgtgtgtttctttttatgCTTGCCCTAGCAATCTTTCCTCTAATGTGTATCTATTTAAATTTGCTTATAGAACCGCACTGAACAGCAATGCCAATACCGCTGGCTAAGGGTGTTAAATCCTGTCCTTGTTAAAGGTCCTTGGACTAAACAGGAAGatcaaaaggtaagttatttccCAGTGTTGACTTTTATTGTTGTAGGAACAGGAATTCCATCCTCTGTGTGTTATTAATGGACTCTGTCTTGCAGGTAGAATCCTTCTTTAGGTCTGAGTGATGGTGGAATGTCTGTATGTTATTCCACCATGAcaaggctcaagttaaaagaaaaattaCAGTGAGAACAATGATTTCCTAGTTTAAAACCATCAGGAAGACTGGTTGTAGGTCCCAAACTATCACTGGCTTTGTTCGTGTTGTTCTAAAGATCTATCAATGTTTGCTGCTTTTCTTTGCTTATGAAATGCAGGGTCAATTTTGTCTAAGGAAAAGGTTCCCAAGTTACTGCTGACTTGTTTCTTAAGTATCCCTGTGAAAAAATGCACAGAGCCTTATGCTGGGTTATCTCTACAACTGTAACCACTATATTTAGACTGCTATGCAGAGTCTACACACATGCAACTATGCACTCCACCTAATTGGAAACGCTGCTTTTCCAAGGAGCTCGATTTTACGGAGAGAGCCCTTCGCGTGCAGTTGTCCATGCACAGACTCCAGGCAGACATTGAATTGATCATGTGTACATTGGGAATAGAGCCTACTACCATGATCTCTCTCTTCTAACATGTGTCATAGTTATGTTATATTGATAGAGCTAGAGAGAAAAGTTGTTGGAAAAGCTTTTGATAACAGGCCGTTTCTAGATCAGAAATAGGACAGACTTGAGTAGACGTGAGCGAACTCgccagtgcccccctgctgcctgcCCCTGTGCACCAGGCGGTGTGAGCCCATGCTCTGAAATCAGGCACTCCCCCTTCTTGCctcaatggcggccaccattgacACAACACGGGGAATTGTGCGATTTTGGGAGCCtctaaattgcacacttccctctccccatgccaatggcggccttaaaggccccactgATGCAAGGGCAAAGGTGCAAATGGAAGGGTGCAATTTACAGAGTTTCCCAAAATTGCGCAATTCCCCTGTTGCATCAACGGTGGCCACCATTGACGCTGGAAGGGGAAGCGTGTGATTTCGGCACATGGGGTCCACGCTCATGTTGGGAGCGCCTGACTAGTTCAGGGAAGGGGCagatgcggggtgggtgggtttccgcCTGACTCCTGGACCTAGTCGGATTCTCGCAGCATTCATAGATTTGAGCAGATATACATTGCCAAAGTCGCTATAGCCCTGGTCTGATCTTCATGCCTTCTCCATAGGCTGGGTGGACTAGCTTGAGAAGTCGTCCTAATTGCATTTTTGTTTGACTTTGTTCTACAATGTGTGACTGTCATCTGCATCACACTGGCATGGATGCTCATATGAAGGGTGGGACAATGGAGGATCCAGACATCTAATCCTGATTGCTTGCATTTAAGGAAATTGGGAGTTCTCAATAACTTTTATCGGTGCATCCTTAACATCAGTGAATGCAAAGGACAAACAAACTACAGGCAAGAGAATATTTTGTAACCGTCCGTCTTATTTCTGATGCAAGGTCATTGAACTGGTGAAAAAATATGGCACAAAGCAATGGACGCTCATAGCCAAGCACCTGAAAGGCCGGCTGGGAAAGCAGTGTCGGGAACGCTGGCACAACCACTTGAACCCCGAGGTGAAGAAGTCATCATGGACAGAGGTGGAAGACCGTATCATCTGCGAGGCACACAAGGTTCTGGGGAACCGATGGGCTGAGATTGCAAAGTTGCTGCCGGGGAGGTAAGCTCCTTCCTCGGTATGAAGGCCTCTTGATTTGTTCTGAATGAAAATGGGCTGGCTCAGTTGAACAGGGGAATGCCAGGCTGCTTCTCCTGTGGTGATTGGCCGTtcgtgcatgcatgcacacattccGCTGTCTATTTTTACAGGACTGACAATGCTGTGAAGAACCACTGGAATTCCACGATTAAAAGGAAGGTGGACATAGGAGGCTTTCTTAGTGAAACCAAAGAACCAAAGCCCCTCTATTTGCTGGTGGAAGTGGAAGGCAAAGAAAGCCAAACTGCCCTGGAAGGTGAAAACCAGGTACTGCCAAACAATTCTCTGTCTGCCCACAACCAAGGAAACTTAGTTCTTGTAACACTGTAAAATAgtaaggttccccccaccccagccccagacTTCCAGGTGAGTAAATGTCACAATACTCAATGTAATCTTAAATTAATCTGCCTGTATATGCATGAGGTTGCAAATTTCATTTTTGCatttgtgtaatttatttttgtgaaacCACTTTAATTCAGTGGGTCAAACAGTGGCTGAAGGAAGGCTGATAAGGAAAGGCATGCTGGACGGTGTTCTCCGTAACTGCTCAACTCTTCCGCATCGTGAGACACAGTTTGCTTTGTGTAAtccaactcagccttcctcaatgtggcaccctccagatgtgttgtactacatcTCCAGTCATCCCCAGCCAGACTGGACAAGGGCCATGCAATCTGGGCATGATGGGACTTGTTAGCTTAACAGGGAAGTGAAAAAGGCAAGGGGTGTGAGTTCTGAGCAAGCAAGATTTCATTTAGCAGCAGGCTTAGAGGAAGGAACCAATTTATTTTCTGGTTTCGAAACAGGTTGTTCCTTTGTGCATTTCTTTGTGCAGGATTTGAATGAAGTTTACACAAGCCTTGATTTAGTCCTGTCAAGTAGTTTGGGCCTTTCCCTCCTGATTCTGGTACCTAGTTTTTGCAACCTTGATGCTCTTTGGCTGCAGCTGAGACATGGCTTTTGTCGTTGCTTGGTAATGATGCGAATTCTCCTTCACCTTTCACAGCAAACCTTTTTAACCAACTGGCCTGTTCAGGCCTTGGACATCAAAGAGGAGGAAGCCACAGACGAAGAGCCGGTTGGCTTGCAAATGCTACCTTCGGAGCAACTCGCCGAAAGCCTGGCAGAAGAGCATATCCAGGGAGCACCAGGAAGCACGGCACCCGACAGTGCTCTGGAGGAAGGCTCCTCCGCATACACATGGGTGGTTGAAGCAGGCAGCTACTTGTGCACCACCGCAGTCCCAGCCATTACAGAAGCTCTGGACATGATCGAATCTGTAAGAGGCAGATTGGTGTACATTGCCAGACCAAAGTCAAGGGTGGGGAGTTTGCATCTGGGCTGTGCTTATCCTCAGGGATTCTTCGTCTGCAGGGAATTGTCAAAATCCTTGGAATTCCATCTCCccggacccccctccccctgcccaataGCTTACTATGGGGTTTTGTTTTCTTGGCTGAGAGTCTAGACATCAGTATATGTTGAAAACTGGAAGAAAAACAAACCATATGCACTgtacctctcccctccccagtatTTTGAACACTGTGTGATTTAAGGGGCTAACTCTTGTGTCTCCAGAGTGGTGCCCAGGGATACCTCTTTTGGTGTTTGCCAGGCTGTCTGCCTCTCctgattcttattttattttcaaatgttcttcttctttaaacTGGGAGGTTGGTATGCTTCAGGCAAGGTGTTGCCCTCTGGTGTCATCTttatttgtgttttggagctcagcccctACATTTTCTATGTAATTAGGTTCcggggcaagttacttttctttttcttaatctGACCAATTTTTCTTCCGTGAAATGGATGTTTTGCGACCAGCCGtggccaccatggcagccattttatgaatgttagagtGCTCCTGCCTCCTAGGCAGATGTTTTGTGAAAGCGCCCTcaaacactctcaaaattccaaatgtgcccactgacccaaacaGTTTGGGGACCCCGATAGCTTCCAGTTCAGTATGTTGTGAATGAATACAATCTCACAGTAAAGTGCGACATATCTGTGAAAACTTTGTCTTAATGTGAATGTGGTAGCTGGCAAGCTTCATCCAGAGTATGTTTACTGTATCCAAATTTTAGTCAAATATTAGTCGCAGATCTCCATTCTAGGATGTGTGATTCATGGTGCTTAGGCAATTATGGTGTTTGTGTATAGGAAAATTTAGACCTATACCAACCCCACTGTTGTAGTCATTCCCTTTGAAGAGGAGTTGCTTGAGGGTGAAGCCCAATAATATAAGCAAGATAATATCCAGCTGGGGTCTGCaaattttaggccaaaacatctggagggtcacaaatcccatcatctcccatctttggctatgctggctagaggtgATGAGAGTTATAGGTCAAAAGAAGTTGCCCACCTCTCGTTATATAGGAAGAAAAGTGATTCTACAACTGAGCTGTGCATTTAATATATCATAATTCAGTTTAAGTATTGGTCCTGAGTTATTCTTCCACCTCTTCCCCGTACTGTGTCACTACAGTTTTACCGTTGTCTCAGACTATTTCTCAATTTTCTTGTTCTGGCAGGACCCGGATGGTTGGTGTGATCTGTCTCAGTTTGACCTGCCCGATGACCTGTCTGCAAGTAATAGCAACAGCCCGGATAGGCAAACATCCATCAAGCCCTACTCCTCCTCGCAGAACGTGACAGAGTACCGTTTGGATGGCCACACCATTTCGGATCTGAGCAAAGGCAGCAAGGGCGAGCTCATCCCCATCTCCCCGCGCACGGACATGAGCTTCGGCACCCCACCTTCCGTACTGAAGCGTCAGAAAAAGAGGAAGATCAGTCTCTCACCGGTTTCAGAGGGTGGCACCAGCACTAGTCTCTCCTTCCTGGACTACTGTAACAGCATGACCCCTGTCAAGAGCACCCCTGTCAAGAGCACCCCTGTTAAGACACTGCCGTTCTCCCCTTCCCAGGTGAGTAGGTGCCAGGTGACTCACGTGTGGGCACTGTGACTACTTCCATGTACCATATTTTATCTTGTGGCAAATCGCCTTCTTATATTCTTGTGATGTCATCCATTTTTGTGGCTAGCTGCAGCCCACCCTGTTTTTACATGAGGGAACTGCTTACTTGGGTTGTGGAAGTCAATATGAATAAGAGATGGGTGAACAAGTGATGTTTGCATTCGtccagattctctgaacatcagttCCACGATCTTCTCATCTCGTTTGCCGCAATCATTTCAATCTCCGTTCAATTCGTATGAATGACAAAAATTGTGGGCATTGAACGGGAAAATAGCACAAACAGTTGTGTATTTTCCAAAGTTGCACAACTTCACCTGTAGACTAAAGGGAACAATTGTGAACTGTTCGTTCGAtaaaaaattgcatatttttggAATCTGACCACATGCTtgacaatttgcaaacatttttggagaacacaTTTTCCTCCTTGCATCTGTGAACGGGGCTTGTTCATCTATTTTGTGAGCACAAGCACAGTTCTTGTACATTCCTTGGTATATTTACAAAATTGCATTAGAGCCTGTTTTtcaattatgtttttttttaaagtcatggaAGTTGCTCCTCTATTACTACTACATTGGGAGGAACAATCCAATGGCCGCTAGAAagcatctggggtgggtgggcataggattcctggatccaaagtCAGAggcagggctctgacctcagatctgggaatcTGCACACACTCAGCCAGTGTGAAAAG containing:
- the MYBL2 gene encoding myb-related protein B, with product MSRKVRCEEQDDLHYLDSDIPERRDNRCKVKWSREEDELLNSLVTQFGHDWKFLASHFPNRTEQQCQYRWLRVLNPVLVKGPWTKQEDQKVIELVKKYGTKQWTLIAKHLKGRLGKQCRERWHNHLNPEVKKSSWTEVEDRIICEAHKVLGNRWAEIAKLLPGRTDNAVKNHWNSTIKRKVDIGGFLSETKEPKPLYLLVEVEGKESQTALEGENQQTFLTNWPVQALDIKEEEATDEEPVGLQMLPSEQLAESLAEEHIQGAPGSTAPDSALEEGSSAYTWVVEAGSYLCTTAVPAITEALDMIESDPDGWCDLSQFDLPDDLSASNSNSPDRQTSIKPYSSSQNVTEYRLDGHTISDLSKGSKGELIPISPRTDMSFGTPPSVLKRQKKRKISLSPVSEGGTSTSLSFLDYCNSMTPVKSTPVKSTPVKTLPFSPSQFLNFWTKQDTLDLENPSLTSTPVCSQKVIVTTPLHRDKTPLLQKNSAFVTPDQKYTADNTPHTPTPFKNALEKYGPMRPLPQTPNLEEDLKEVLRSETGIELIIEDDVKPEKQKRKQGMHRSPMKKVRKSLALDIMDEDLKLTVSTMAKPVCFKRTQSVNFLSQSLNVSLSSSKHDNSLLNRGFVHVKAEKVSSSRRIQSKYRPPALMSSAWKTVACGGSKDQLIMQDKARQVLGVLKQNHTSRTLILS